Proteins co-encoded in one Thermodesulfobacteriota bacterium genomic window:
- a CDS encoding B12-binding domain-containing radical SAM protein, with protein sequence MKILLLQLPLQGHDFFFSGENIPLATAGLCLLAREAGFEAELLAEPYMSYGNDRSILHTLFDFKPDVVAMSCYLWNIERSLFLAREIKRSLPSCIVVLGGPEITPENPFLRSCPDFDIGVVGEGEWVWKALLDSSFEAKTIPGLILPGGDKRGLFTGYSPSPVDLNRLSSPFLGGVLDSHLKKVLWVESVRGCVHRCAYCYYHKRFSGVRPFPLDRLREEIGRARERGMEEIVFLDPCWNRHPRRGELLQRLLVINPDRRLKLYAECEAEEIDPQTARTMARAGFVELEVGLQSIHQGTLRRIHRRLDLHRFLERVRSLQEAGIELMVDLIAGLPGETLQDILNSLYWVLDHEAYDSLMLYPLSLIPSTELYRRSQSLGLKAMAQPPYLVTRTPHLQAEEIHQAFLEYEKEMGEEVAPLEMPPGLDEGGKDLSFLKGLSHLVDWTSLEKMAAFPSLEDRLAYSLTIRMGQEVIERPEHWSQLLRNYLERNPFSLLSVEVPKEASPEQLLPLWELASNHSHPIERDYTVPHSPYRSLLTFSRWEGVIWKWPDPREWKPLGLFDGQKVFFQPTLVVKSSSRETPRWFQRWIAERYPDPPAVKPWDVPRD encoded by the coding sequence ATGAAGATCCTCCTGCTTCAACTTCCCCTTCAGGGCCACGATTTCTTCTTCAGTGGTGAGAATATCCCCCTGGCCACGGCCGGCCTCTGCCTCTTGGCCAGAGAGGCAGGCTTCGAAGCCGAGCTCCTGGCCGAGCCTTATATGAGCTATGGAAACGACCGTTCCATCCTCCACACCCTCTTCGATTTCAAACCCGACGTGGTGGCCATGAGCTGCTACCTCTGGAACATCGAGCGCTCCCTCTTCCTTGCTCGGGAGATCAAGAGGTCGCTTCCCTCCTGCATCGTCGTCCTGGGGGGGCCGGAGATCACGCCCGAGAATCCCTTTCTCAGGAGCTGTCCAGACTTCGACATCGGGGTCGTGGGAGAAGGGGAATGGGTCTGGAAGGCCCTCCTCGACTCCTCCTTTGAGGCCAAAACGATCCCGGGCTTAATCCTTCCAGGAGGCGACAAGAGAGGGCTATTCACCGGATATTCCCCTTCCCCCGTAGACTTAAATCGACTCTCCTCCCCTTTTCTCGGAGGGGTCCTCGATTCCCACCTGAAGAAGGTGCTCTGGGTGGAGTCGGTCCGGGGATGTGTCCATCGTTGCGCCTATTGCTACTATCATAAGCGTTTCTCCGGGGTGAGACCCTTTCCCCTCGATCGCCTTCGAGAAGAGATCGGAAGGGCCCGGGAGAGAGGGATGGAGGAGATCGTCTTTCTCGATCCCTGCTGGAACAGGCATCCCCGGAGAGGCGAGCTCCTCCAGCGCCTTTTAGTGATCAACCCGGATCGGCGTTTGAAACTTTATGCCGAATGCGAGGCAGAGGAGATCGACCCCCAAACCGCCAGGACCATGGCCAGGGCAGGGTTCGTCGAACTGGAGGTCGGGCTTCAGAGTATCCACCAGGGAACGCTCCGCCGGATTCACCGAAGGCTCGACCTTCATCGCTTCCTTGAAAGGGTCCGATCCCTTCAAGAGGCGGGGATCGAGCTAATGGTCGATCTCATCGCGGGATTGCCCGGAGAGACCCTCCAGGACATCCTGAATAGCCTCTATTGGGTCCTCGATCATGAGGCTTACGATTCCCTGATGCTCTATCCCTTGAGTCTCATCCCTTCCACCGAACTCTATCGGCGTTCTCAATCCCTCGGTTTGAAGGCCATGGCCCAGCCTCCCTACCTGGTCACCCGGACTCCCCATCTCCAGGCCGAAGAGATCCATCAGGCCTTCCTCGAATACGAGAAGGAGATGGGAGAGGAGGTCGCTCCCCTCGAAATGCCTCCCGGTCTCGATGAGGGAGGAAAGGACCTTTCGTTTTTAAAAGGGCTATCCCATCTGGTCGATTGGACCTCCCTCGAAAAGATGGCTGCTTTTCCCTCCCTCGAAGATCGTCTTGCCTACAGCCTCACCATCCGGATGGGCCAAGAGGTGATCGAGAGGCCGGAGCATTGGTCCCAGTTGCTGAGAAACTACCTCGAAAGAAACCCTTTCAGCCTCCTTTCGGTCGAGGTTCCGAAAGAGGCTTCTCCTGAACAACTCCTTCCCCTTTGGGAACTTGCCTCGAACCATTCCCATCCCATCGAACGGGACTATACGGTCCCCCACAGCCCCTATCGGAGCCTCTTGACCTTCTCGAGGTGGGAGGGAGTGATTTGGAAATGGCCGGATCCGAGGGAATGGAAACCGCTTGGGCTTTTCGATGGCCAGAAGGTTTTCTTCCAGCCCACCCTGGTCGTGAAGTCTTCGAGCCGGGAGACTCCTCGGTGGTTTCAGAGGTGGATCGCCGAGCGGTACCCCGATCCGCCGGCGGTCAAACCTTGGGACGTTCCCCGCGATTGA
- a CDS encoding ABC transporter ATP-binding protein codes for MPRPFLEVKNLTKTFGGLRAVNRVSFSMEREEILGLIGPNGAGKTTLLRLMTGILKPDEGSITFMGQEIVGRKTWEIVNLGIASTFQNMRPFRRLPIIANVMVPCLSPRAMKRGEWVKRLEAKAMDALEFAGISDMALEKASTLSQGDLKRLEVARAIATEPELLLLDEPFGGLSPAETDLMAKSIKRLHKGGRFGRLHSEGPAMIIVEHKLQWLMKIVDRVLVLNFGTLIADGPPEEVIKDSRVIEAYLGKEGV; via the coding sequence ATGCCCAGACCCTTTCTCGAAGTCAAAAATCTCACGAAGACCTTCGGCGGGCTGAGGGCGGTCAACCGGGTCTCCTTTTCGATGGAAAGGGAGGAGATCCTCGGCCTGATCGGGCCCAATGGCGCGGGGAAGACCACCCTCCTCAGGTTGATGACCGGCATCCTGAAACCGGACGAGGGATCCATCACCTTCATGGGCCAGGAGATCGTGGGCCGAAAGACCTGGGAGATCGTCAACCTCGGCATCGCCTCCACCTTTCAGAACATGAGGCCCTTCCGACGCCTTCCGATCATCGCCAACGTGATGGTCCCCTGTCTCTCCCCCCGCGCCATGAAACGGGGGGAGTGGGTAAAAAGGCTCGAGGCGAAGGCCATGGACGCCCTCGAGTTTGCGGGGATTTCCGACATGGCCCTTGAGAAGGCCTCCACCCTTTCCCAGGGCGATCTGAAGAGGCTCGAGGTGGCAAGGGCCATCGCCACCGAACCCGAACTGCTCCTCCTCGATGAGCCCTTCGGGGGCCTCAGCCCGGCCGAGACCGACCTGATGGCCAAGTCGATCAAACGGCTCCACAAGGGCGGCCGTTTCGGCCGGCTCCACAGCGAGGGGCCAGCCATGATCATCGTGGAGCATAAGCTCCAGTGGCTGATGAAGATCGTGGACCGGGTCCTCGTCCTCAATTTCGGGACCCTCATCGCCGATGGGCCGCCGGAGGAGGTCATCAAAGACTCCCGCGTGATCGAGGCCTACCTCGGCAAGGAAGGAGTTTAG
- a CDS encoding long-chain fatty acid--CoA ligase, whose product MNREDKRMDPKEIYVSKPWLKHYPQGVPETVEIPRLSVPDLFDQVVEKYAKKTAMIFYGKKVSYGELRDQVDRFATALSELGVNKGDTVALYLLNCPQYVIAYFASLKVGAKVTPISPVYTSHEIKHQLLDSEATTVVCQDILYDNVDKTGLSLKNVILTNISEYLPPLKRLLGKSALGKVYRDLHVPTPKYIREAGLIHFQELLKKYPARPPKITIDPEQDIVALPYTGGTTGLPKAAILTHGNMVALQAQVRAFWPFFEEGNETVMAFLPFFHIYGQVVVMLGSLCQGFTMVLFTTPDIEDILSAMERYQASAFYGVPTLFEYLKDYEKTDRVNWKRLKLIACGADTLHESTIDAWERRTGTKIFEGYGMTETTAISHGSPIHRPKKGSFGVPLPGVRAAIIEHEGTRFLPPGEVGELILNGPNIMKGYWKREEGTREAFIEIDGERWLRTGDLVSMDEEGYFHFFDRKRDLIKYKGYSVFARHVEEVLYKHPMIKAAGVVGVPDPKVGQYIKAYVVLESEARGKVSEEDIINFCKENLAHYKVPKVIEFRGELPKTDVGKVSRRELREEEA is encoded by the coding sequence ATGAACCGCGAGGATAAGAGAATGGACCCGAAAGAGATCTACGTCTCCAAACCCTGGTTGAAGCACTATCCACAGGGCGTCCCTGAGACTGTCGAAATCCCCCGTCTCTCCGTTCCGGATCTCTTCGATCAGGTCGTGGAGAAGTATGCGAAGAAAACGGCCATGATCTTTTATGGAAAAAAGGTGAGCTACGGAGAACTGCGGGATCAGGTCGACCGTTTTGCCACCGCCCTCTCCGAGCTGGGCGTGAACAAGGGAGATACGGTCGCCCTCTACCTCCTCAACTGCCCCCAGTATGTGATCGCCTATTTCGCCTCCCTAAAGGTCGGTGCCAAGGTCACGCCGATCAGCCCGGTCTATACGAGCCACGAAATCAAACATCAGCTCCTCGACAGCGAGGCCACGACCGTGGTCTGTCAGGACATCCTCTATGACAATGTGGACAAGACAGGCCTCTCCCTGAAGAATGTGATCCTCACCAATATTTCGGAGTACCTTCCACCCCTCAAAAGGCTCTTAGGAAAGAGCGCCTTAGGCAAGGTCTACCGGGATCTCCATGTGCCCACGCCGAAATATATCAGGGAGGCGGGGCTGATTCACTTTCAGGAACTGCTCAAGAAGTATCCGGCCCGACCTCCAAAGATTACGATCGATCCGGAGCAGGACATCGTGGCCCTGCCCTACACCGGAGGAACGACAGGCCTTCCCAAGGCCGCCATCCTCACCCACGGAAACATGGTGGCCCTGCAGGCACAGGTGAGGGCCTTCTGGCCCTTCTTCGAGGAAGGGAACGAGACGGTCATGGCCTTTTTGCCCTTCTTCCATATCTACGGCCAGGTCGTCGTCATGCTGGGAAGCCTCTGCCAGGGCTTCACCATGGTCCTCTTCACCACACCGGATATCGAGGACATCCTTTCGGCCATGGAGCGATACCAGGCCTCCGCCTTCTACGGCGTGCCCACCCTCTTCGAATACCTCAAGGATTACGAAAAGACGGACCGGGTCAATTGGAAGAGGCTCAAGCTGATCGCCTGCGGCGCCGATACCCTCCACGAATCGACGATCGATGCCTGGGAGCGGAGAACCGGGACGAAGATCTTCGAGGGATACGGGATGACCGAGACCACGGCCATCAGCCATGGAAGCCCGATCCACCGGCCTAAAAAGGGATCCTTCGGCGTGCCCCTTCCCGGAGTCAGGGCCGCCATCATCGAACACGAGGGGACCCGTTTTTTGCCTCCGGGCGAGGTGGGAGAGCTGATCCTCAACGGCCCCAATATCATGAAGGGTTACTGGAAGAGGGAGGAAGGGACCCGGGAGGCCTTCATCGAGATCGACGGAGAGAGGTGGCTCAGGACAGGAGATCTGGTCAGCATGGACGAAGAGGGCTACTTCCACTTCTTCGATCGGAAACGGGACCTCATCAAGTACAAGGGTTATTCGGTCTTCGCAAGGCATGTAGAAGAGGTCCTCTACAAGCATCCCATGATCAAGGCCGCGGGCGTGGTGGGCGTGCCCGATCCCAAAGTGGGCCAGTACATCAAGGCCTACGTCGTCCTCGAAAGCGAGGCAAGGGGAAAGGTCTCGGAGGAGGACATCATCAACTTCTGCAAGGAGAACCTCGCCCATTACAAGGTCCCGAAGGTGATCGAATTTCGGGGCGAGCTTCCCAAGACCGATGTGGGAAAGGTCTCCCGGAGGGAGTTGAGGGAGGAAGAGGCCTGA
- a CDS encoding acetate--CoA ligase family protein — protein MDKLFYPKSVVVVGVSEREDNLARHIVENLFEFRFNGEIHLVGRREGVLFGRRILTSLDQLPDGIDVAVILTPAHTVPDLVEACGRKKIFWVIIETGGFREYSEEGAELERRVLQIARKWGIRIVGPNGIGVFNIDNGFVVPFVKVKRGPLTKGKLSILAQSGGVLLSYANHLISANVGLSKMVSMGNKLDLNEIDYLKYLVNDPETEIIGLYLESLERGRELMEIARSTSKPIILHKANTGEGSHQIARLHTAALANDDRVVEAALKQADIIRTKDFRSFVNAVKILSIPPCKGKNLVIISRSGGIGVVAADAAERHGFRLLPPDPKLQEQFHSLFRAKVIQPTNPLDLGDLFNFDLYTTILDQALRFQVVHAVLFQHGATAEEKEPSRRFVQAVKDLAFKYQKPVALQYNTDEEELAYIKRALGYPIFTEPEDALTALAISRDYYRRLTALKEAPPRYPVDRNRAAEVLRKAIEEKRDPLLSEALEVLQAYGIAVPPYQVVPNRLDLEKALEAIPFPLAMKVLSPEISHKSDVGGVILHIDSLKRAEEAFDRMMNLAPGKIRGVLLQRMVPGGKEVILGAKKDPSFGPVILLGLGGIYVEVLKEFSLRVAPINRSEAAEMIAELRGSALLKGVRGEKPSDMEALIEMLLRLSQLVTDLPEIEGIDINPVMALERGAVAVDARILLNK, from the coding sequence ATGGATAAACTCTTCTACCCGAAATCGGTGGTCGTGGTCGGCGTCTCGGAGAGGGAGGACAACCTCGCAAGGCATATCGTCGAAAACCTCTTCGAATTCCGCTTCAACGGTGAGATCCATCTGGTGGGCCGAAGGGAAGGGGTCCTCTTCGGCCGGAGGATCCTCACCTCCCTGGACCAGCTCCCGGATGGAATCGACGTGGCCGTCATCCTCACCCCTGCCCACACCGTCCCGGATCTGGTGGAGGCCTGTGGCCGGAAGAAGATCTTCTGGGTCATCATCGAAACAGGCGGGTTTCGGGAATATTCCGAAGAGGGCGCCGAACTCGAAAGGAGAGTCCTCCAGATCGCAAGGAAATGGGGGATCCGGATCGTGGGCCCAAATGGCATCGGGGTCTTCAACATCGACAACGGATTCGTCGTCCCCTTTGTGAAGGTCAAGAGAGGTCCCCTCACGAAGGGGAAACTCTCCATCCTGGCCCAAAGCGGCGGGGTTCTGCTCTCTTACGCCAACCACCTGATCAGCGCCAACGTCGGCCTCTCCAAGATGGTGAGCATGGGCAATAAGCTCGATCTCAACGAGATCGACTACCTGAAGTATCTCGTCAACGACCCCGAAACCGAAATCATCGGCCTCTACCTCGAAAGCCTGGAGCGGGGAAGGGAGCTCATGGAGATCGCCCGTTCCACCTCCAAACCCATCATCCTCCATAAGGCCAACACCGGAGAAGGAAGCCACCAGATCGCCAGGCTCCATACCGCCGCCCTGGCCAACGACGATCGGGTCGTCGAGGCCGCCCTGAAGCAGGCCGACATCATCCGCACAAAGGACTTCCGGTCCTTTGTCAACGCCGTGAAGATCCTCTCCATCCCGCCCTGTAAAGGAAAGAACCTGGTGATCATCTCCCGTTCCGGCGGGATCGGGGTCGTGGCCGCAGATGCCGCAGAGCGACATGGATTTCGCCTTCTTCCCCCGGACCCCAAACTCCAGGAGCAGTTCCACAGCCTCTTCAGGGCCAAGGTGATCCAGCCCACCAATCCCCTCGACCTGGGAGACCTTTTCAATTTCGATCTCTATACGACGATCCTCGACCAGGCCCTCCGGTTCCAGGTGGTCCATGCCGTCCTCTTCCAGCACGGCGCGACGGCCGAGGAGAAGGAGCCTTCCAGGAGATTTGTTCAGGCGGTCAAGGACCTCGCCTTCAAGTATCAGAAACCGGTCGCCCTCCAATACAATACCGACGAGGAGGAGCTTGCCTATATCAAGAGGGCCCTCGGCTATCCCATCTTCACGGAACCCGAAGATGCCCTGACCGCCCTCGCCATCTCCCGGGACTATTATCGACGGCTGACCGCCTTGAAGGAAGCCCCACCCCGTTATCCCGTTGATCGGAACCGGGCGGCCGAGGTCCTTCGAAAAGCGATCGAGGAGAAACGAGACCCCCTGCTTTCGGAGGCCTTAGAGGTGCTTCAGGCCTACGGGATTGCTGTCCCTCCCTACCAGGTCGTCCCGAACAGGTTAGACCTGGAGAAGGCCCTTGAAGCCATACCCTTTCCTCTGGCCATGAAGGTCCTCTCGCCGGAGATCTCCCACAAATCGGATGTGGGTGGCGTGATCCTCCACATCGATTCTCTGAAGAGGGCAGAAGAGGCCTTCGATCGGATGATGAACCTCGCTCCAGGGAAGATCAGGGGCGTCCTTCTCCAGAGGATGGTCCCTGGTGGGAAAGAGGTGATCCTCGGGGCGAAAAAGGATCCTTCTTTCGGTCCGGTCATCCTCCTCGGCTTGGGAGGCATTTACGTAGAAGTCCTTAAGGAGTTTTCCCTGAGGGTGGCTCCCATCAACCGTTCCGAGGCGGCGGAGATGATCGCCGAGCTGAGGGGCTCGGCCCTCCTCAAAGGGGTTCGGGGGGAGAAACCATCGGACATGGAGGCTCTCATCGAGATGCTTCTCAGGCTCTCTCAGCTGGTGACCGATCTTCCGGAGATTGAGGGGATCGACATCAATCCCGTGATGGCCCTCGAAAGAGGGGCGGTCGCGGTGGATGCCCGCATCCTCCTAAACAAATAG
- a CDS encoding HAD family hydrolase: MGEEGKAKVRCVIYDCDGVLFDSFEANSRLYNDLCARVGREPLGEDERAYVHSHTVYESIRFLFGKGDDLERKALEALKEVDLRDYIAYLKMEPHLLETLNRLKKDGVLRAINTNRTTSMKHIMDRFGLWPVFDMVVTALDVKHPKPHPESIEKILRQLHLTRDEVVFVGDTEVDQQTARASGIPFIAYKNGALEADFHIDDHLDLFRYPGLRS, translated from the coding sequence ATGGGCGAAGAGGGAAAAGCAAAAGTTCGGTGCGTGATCTACGACTGCGACGGCGTCCTCTTCGACTCCTTCGAGGCCAACAGCCGGCTCTATAACGATCTGTGCGCGAGGGTGGGAAGGGAGCCCCTTGGGGAGGATGAGAGAGCATATGTCCATTCCCACACGGTCTATGAATCGATCCGCTTCCTCTTCGGTAAGGGCGACGACCTGGAGAGAAAGGCGCTGGAGGCGCTCAAAGAGGTCGACCTGAGGGATTACATCGCCTACCTGAAGATGGAGCCCCATCTGTTGGAGACCTTGAACCGGTTGAAGAAGGACGGGGTCCTTCGGGCCATCAACACCAACCGGACGACCTCCATGAAGCATATCATGGATCGCTTCGGCCTCTGGCCGGTCTTCGATATGGTTGTCACCGCCCTCGATGTGAAGCATCCCAAACCCCATCCTGAATCGATCGAAAAGATCCTGCGGCAGCTCCATCTGACCAGGGACGAAGTGGTCTTCGTCGGGGATACCGAGGTGGACCAGCAGACGGCTCGCGCCTCGGGGATCCCCTTCATCGCTTACAAGAATGGGGCGCTCGAGGCTGACTTCCATATCGACGACCACCTCGATCTCTTCCGCTACCCGGGGCTTCGATCATGA
- a CDS encoding branched-chain amino acid ABC transporter permease gives MTFIAFYLRRLLTILRKEVFVLPFRIAVLGFFAILLLLPLFTEDPYLLRILTLTSIFALLAASWDLLSGFTGQMNFGHALFFGVGAYGAALLNKHMAIPPWGTIPLGALAAVLAGLIIGIPCLRLRGTYLALATLAFPIILLGIVFAFPDFTGGELGISGIARLARSRIVSYYIVVVVMLGLCTVMWKITDSKTGILFHAIREDELAVRASGINTTRYKLLAFSISGFFAGIAGGLYAHFMRVAGPSTLEVSLSFQVVIWAIFGGIATIYGPVGGVFVLFPLMEILRFWQEYRILIFALIVLIILLYMPDGLFRWLREKTEKECPRCKIRNVAFRQTCRICTAALD, from the coding sequence ATGACCTTCATCGCCTTCTATCTACGAAGACTCCTTACCATTTTGAGGAAAGAGGTCTTCGTCCTCCCCTTCCGCATTGCCGTTCTGGGCTTCTTCGCCATCCTCCTCCTGCTGCCCCTCTTCACGGAAGACCCCTACCTCCTCCGCATCCTCACCCTCACCAGCATCTTCGCCCTCCTGGCCGCAAGCTGGGACCTTCTCTCCGGATTTACCGGACAGATGAATTTCGGACACGCCCTCTTCTTCGGGGTGGGCGCCTATGGGGCGGCCCTGCTCAATAAACATATGGCCATCCCTCCTTGGGGGACGATCCCTCTCGGTGCCCTGGCCGCGGTCCTGGCCGGATTGATCATCGGCATCCCCTGTTTGAGGCTGCGGGGGACTTATTTGGCCCTGGCCACCCTCGCCTTTCCCATCATCCTCTTGGGGATCGTCTTTGCCTTCCCCGACTTCACGGGAGGGGAACTCGGGATCTCAGGGATCGCGAGGTTGGCCCGCTCCCGCATCGTCAGTTACTACATCGTGGTCGTCGTCATGCTCGGCCTCTGCACGGTCATGTGGAAGATCACCGATTCCAAAACGGGCATCCTCTTCCACGCCATCCGGGAGGACGAGCTGGCGGTCAGGGCCTCGGGCATCAATACCACCCGATACAAGCTCCTGGCCTTCTCCATCAGCGGCTTCTTTGCGGGCATCGCCGGTGGCCTCTACGCCCACTTCATGAGGGTGGCCGGGCCATCGACGCTCGAGGTCTCCCTCTCCTTTCAGGTCGTCATCTGGGCCATCTTCGGAGGCATCGCGACGATCTATGGACCGGTGGGCGGCGTCTTCGTCCTCTTCCCTCTGATGGAGATCCTCCGGTTCTGGCAGGAGTACCGAATCCTGATCTTCGCCTTGATCGTCCTGATCATCCTCCTCTACATGCCTGACGGGCTCTTCCGGTGGCTGAGGGAGAAGACCGAGAAGGAGTGTCCTCGATGCAAGATCCGAAACGTGGCCTTTCGCCAAACCTGCCGCATCTGCACGGCAGCGCTCGATTAA
- a CDS encoding histidine phosphatase family protein: MIRIFIARHGETTWNAEGKIQGWSDPDLSPLGYCQSLALLEHLKDRPLKAIYSSPLRRSYLTAQPIADHLGLPVLRQPELKEIGFGILEEKNLFQFDETLKQEWNRFKQDRFSYRIPGAENYSDVANRLRPFVERVLRQHQEEEILIVGHRVVNRLLIGMFLEIPLEETVKIEQTNDCLYLVERNGEKRVFHYLDGEVREGFLPVRHDVSL, from the coding sequence TTGATTCGGATCTTCATCGCGAGGCATGGGGAGACGACCTGGAATGCGGAGGGGAAGATCCAGGGCTGGAGCGATCCAGACCTAAGCCCCCTCGGCTACTGCCAAAGCCTCGCCCTTTTGGAACACCTCAAGGACCGTCCGCTCAAGGCGATCTACAGCAGCCCGCTGCGGAGATCCTATCTCACGGCCCAGCCCATCGCCGATCACCTCGGCCTTCCTGTATTGAGACAGCCCGAGCTGAAGGAGATCGGGTTCGGGATCTTGGAGGAGAAGAACCTCTTTCAGTTCGATGAGACCCTGAAACAGGAGTGGAATCGATTTAAGCAGGACCGTTTCTCCTATCGGATTCCGGGAGCGGAAAACTATTCCGACGTGGCCAATCGATTGAGGCCTTTTGTGGAGAGGGTATTGCGCCAGCACCAGGAAGAGGAGATCCTCATCGTCGGCCACCGGGTCGTCAACCGCCTCCTCATCGGGATGTTCTTGGAGATTCCCCTTGAAGAGACGGTCAAGATCGAACAGACGAACGACTGCCTCTATCTGGTCGAGCGGAATGGCGAAAAAAGGGTTTTTCACTACCTCGACGGAGAAGTGAGAGAAGGCTTTCTTCCCGTAAGACACGACGTCAGCCTGTAA
- a CDS encoding ABC transporter ATP-binding protein, whose amino-acid sequence MLEVADLSVWYDKALLLNRLSMAVERGELVSLVGPNGAGKSTLLRAITGLVAWEREVTRRSASGEIRIEGAVTFEGERIDPIPAHEIARRGLILCPERRRPFREMTVLDNLLAGAYLLKDRQEIQTNLNKVYQLFPILKNRSLQISGTLSGGEQQMLAIGRALMARPKLLCIDEPSTGLGPLLRTEVFQKISEISRSGLTVLLVEQEVSIVLKMANRNYVLSAGRIIAEGTAEQLLQDEVLRKTYLGL is encoded by the coding sequence CTGCTCGAAGTGGCCGATCTCTCCGTCTGGTACGACAAGGCCCTGCTCCTCAACCGTTTGAGCATGGCCGTCGAAAGGGGAGAGCTGGTGAGCCTGGTCGGCCCTAACGGGGCTGGAAAATCGACCCTGCTTAGGGCCATCACGGGATTGGTGGCATGGGAAAGGGAGGTCACGCGAAGGTCGGCAAGTGGCGAGATCAGGATCGAAGGCGCCGTGACCTTCGAGGGAGAACGAATCGACCCGATCCCCGCCCACGAGATCGCCCGCCGTGGCCTGATCCTCTGCCCGGAGAGGCGAAGGCCCTTCCGAGAGATGACCGTTCTCGACAACCTCCTGGCCGGAGCCTACCTGCTCAAGGACCGGCAGGAGATCCAGACCAACCTGAACAAGGTCTATCAACTCTTTCCCATCCTCAAGAATCGATCCCTCCAGATCTCTGGGACCCTTTCGGGCGGCGAGCAGCAGATGCTCGCCATCGGCAGGGCGCTCATGGCGAGGCCGAAACTGCTCTGTATCGATGAGCCATCCACAGGCCTGGGCCCCCTTCTGAGGACCGAGGTCTTTCAGAAGATCTCCGAGATCAGCCGTTCCGGGCTCACCGTCCTCCTCGTCGAACAGGAGGTGAGCATTGTCCTCAAAATGGCAAACCGCAACTATGTCCTCTCCGCAGGAAGGATCATCGCCGAAGGCACGGCCGAGCAGCTCCTTCAAGATGAAGTCCTCCGGAAGACCTACCTAGGCCTATAA
- a CDS encoding lactate utilization protein codes for MEPWQRWFQEKQVERTIGALKKNNFEALYVPDSKAAHEEVMRRIPDGAVVAVGGSVTLTQIGLIDALAQRKVRFLWPMRQGKTQEEVLDLIRVSFSADVFLSSANAVTEDGKLFNIDASGNRVAAMLIGPKRAIIVCGVNKIVKDLEAAERKLKEWTAPQNAKRLGRKTPCAETGVCSDCNSPDRICNIYVTLAKRPSRIEMAVLLVGEPLGI; via the coding sequence ATGGAACCGTGGCAGAGATGGTTTCAGGAGAAACAGGTGGAGAGGACGATCGGGGCCTTGAAGAAGAACAACTTCGAGGCCCTCTATGTTCCGGATTCAAAAGCGGCCCACGAGGAGGTGATGAGGCGGATCCCGGACGGAGCGGTTGTGGCCGTAGGGGGCTCGGTCACCTTGACCCAGATCGGTTTGATCGACGCCCTCGCCCAACGAAAGGTCCGCTTCCTCTGGCCCATGCGCCAGGGGAAGACCCAAGAGGAGGTCCTCGATCTCATCCGGGTCTCCTTCTCGGCCGATGTCTTCCTCTCCAGCGCCAATGCGGTGACCGAGGATGGAAAGTTGTTCAACATCGATGCCTCGGGGAACCGTGTGGCCGCCATGCTCATCGGGCCAAAAAGGGCAATCATCGTCTGCGGCGTGAACAAGATCGTAAAGGATCTCGAGGCGGCTGAGAGGAAGCTAAAAGAGTGGACCGCCCCTCAGAATGCGAAGAGGCTGGGAAGAAAGACGCCGTGCGCCGAGACCGGCGTGTGTTCCGATTGCAACTCCCCGGATCGGATCTGCAACATCTACGTCACCCTCGCCAAGCGGCCGAGCCGGATCGAGATGGCCGTCCTGCTCGTAGGAGAGCCGCTGGGGATATAG